In Chitinophaga nivalis, a single genomic region encodes these proteins:
- a CDS encoding TonB-dependent receptor, which translates to MHAQNNQESVLQYIYAPFAKEGTILSYIQDIQRKTGINISYSSSFLHLNKRVKLSGNEHTTGSVLNSILQGTGIQTAALNGKIFLIRESSQQQYYVISGFVKEMISNELIIGASIYDPVTRKGTVSNAYGFYSLQVPDTCAGVIFSHIGYGPVFHKLPPADDGPLDIYMTAHNQLQTVVVSGENDTLTSQPGFINMPLSYLTNFPALLGEKDVLKSLQLYAGTSSSLESSSNLLIRGGGADQNLYLLDGVPLYHTGHLFGLFSIFNGDAVKDVSLYKDGFPARYGGRLSSIVDIRTKDGNMKEWHGSVSLSPVSASATLEGPLIKDRSSASLSIRRSLVDLLYGKRYLEEYGQYYMYDINFKLNHLIDKKNRLYLSFYKGQDKMLINSTNPIVPLFDDYSFAWSNLTAAAKWTRVINPRIFTSTTATYSQFHNLFSQTSVIPLSLVDSVFVKGKGVSRIRDIAIRNETEYTISNSQHLSLGGGYTYHNFAPTAYRTNISRGDAIQREAPRYSMSEFTLYAEDELNLLNDRLTVRPGLHVGALAQHNSFHISAQPRLLVRWELPKSQYIQASFTKMTQFVHQLTTPVVNLPTDLWVPSTENIKPEHAYSYSLAYQKQWDRKWRFSSNLYYKQLKNLVTTNTVLNIFDNSDQWEKKVIDGKGYNYGSELMIEKLQGRLTGILSYTLSWSWRQFDKLNGGQMFPYKEDRRHNLSLAVKYRVMPKWHLSATWKFSSGAPFTLPVQIFPDYDWGRNIYGYLDERYSPFANPANYLPYSPRLNNYRLRSIHHLDLGSTLYLGSKKRFQHVITAGVYNIYNRNNPFIVSFDQFSFFRIDEVYPLQLYQYSLFRALPYLTYTFKF; encoded by the coding sequence TTGCATGCGCAAAACAACCAGGAAAGCGTATTACAATATATTTACGCCCCCTTCGCCAAAGAAGGCACCATTCTATCTTATATACAGGATATACAACGGAAAACAGGGATCAATATCTCTTACAGCTCCAGTTTTCTGCACCTGAATAAACGGGTAAAACTCAGTGGGAACGAACATACCACCGGCAGTGTACTCAATAGCATCCTGCAGGGCACCGGCATTCAAACCGCTGCCCTCAACGGTAAAATATTCCTGATCCGGGAAAGCTCCCAACAGCAATACTATGTTATCAGTGGATTTGTAAAAGAAATGATCAGCAATGAGCTGATCATCGGCGCGTCCATATATGACCCGGTTACCCGCAAAGGAACTGTCAGCAACGCCTATGGATTTTACAGCCTGCAGGTACCCGACACCTGTGCCGGTGTTATCTTTTCACACATTGGCTACGGACCGGTTTTTCATAAGCTGCCGCCCGCAGATGATGGCCCGCTGGACATCTACATGACGGCACACAACCAGCTGCAAACCGTTGTGGTGAGCGGAGAGAATGATACGCTTACCTCCCAGCCCGGATTCATTAATATGCCCTTGAGCTATCTCACCAACTTCCCGGCACTCCTGGGAGAAAAGGATGTATTAAAATCCCTGCAGCTGTACGCCGGCACCAGCAGTTCACTGGAAAGCAGCAGCAACCTGCTGATCCGCGGTGGTGGCGCCGATCAGAATCTCTACCTCCTCGATGGCGTGCCGTTGTACCACACCGGTCACCTCTTTGGTCTCTTCTCTATCTTCAACGGTGATGCCGTGAAAGATGTATCCTTATATAAAGATGGCTTCCCTGCGCGCTATGGGGGCCGTTTGTCATCGATAGTAGACATCCGTACCAAGGATGGTAATATGAAAGAATGGCATGGCAGCGTTTCCCTCAGTCCTGTATCTGCCAGCGCTACCCTGGAAGGTCCCCTGATCAAAGACAGGAGTTCCGCTTCGCTGTCTATACGCCGCTCCCTCGTTGATCTCCTGTATGGGAAACGTTATCTGGAGGAATACGGACAATATTATATGTATGATATCAACTTTAAACTGAATCATCTTATTGATAAAAAGAACCGGCTATACCTGAGCTTCTATAAAGGTCAGGACAAGATGCTCATCAACAGCACCAACCCTATTGTACCGCTGTTTGATGATTATTCTTTTGCCTGGAGTAACCTGACAGCAGCAGCCAAGTGGACACGGGTAATCAATCCCCGGATATTTACCAGTACCACCGCTACCTATAGTCAGTTTCACAACCTCTTTTCGCAAACATCCGTCATCCCGCTGTCTTTGGTCGATTCCGTATTTGTGAAGGGCAAAGGCGTTTCCCGCATCCGCGACATCGCCATCCGGAATGAAACAGAATATACGATCAGCAACTCACAGCATTTATCTTTGGGCGGAGGGTATACCTATCACAATTTCGCCCCTACGGCCTACCGTACCAATATCAGCCGGGGCGATGCCATACAACGCGAAGCACCCCGCTACTCCATGTCGGAGTTTACCCTGTATGCAGAGGATGAACTGAACCTGCTGAACGACCGGCTTACAGTAAGACCAGGGCTCCATGTAGGTGCGCTGGCACAGCACAATTCTTTTCATATCAGTGCGCAGCCTCGCCTGCTGGTACGTTGGGAACTCCCTAAATCACAATACATACAGGCATCTTTCACCAAGATGACCCAGTTTGTACATCAGCTGACCACCCCGGTGGTGAACCTCCCCACTGACCTGTGGGTGCCCAGTACGGAAAACATAAAACCGGAACACGCCTATTCCTATAGCCTGGCCTACCAAAAACAATGGGACAGAAAATGGCGGTTCAGCAGCAACCTGTATTACAAACAACTGAAAAATCTCGTTACCACCAATACCGTATTAAACATCTTCGACAACTCAGATCAGTGGGAAAAAAAGGTCATTGACGGCAAAGGCTATAACTATGGCAGTGAGCTGATGATTGAAAAATTGCAGGGCAGACTGACCGGCATTTTATCCTATACGCTCTCCTGGTCCTGGCGACAGTTCGATAAATTAAACGGCGGACAGATGTTCCCCTATAAAGAAGACAGGAGACATAATCTTTCGCTTGCCGTTAAATACCGGGTAATGCCCAAATGGCATCTTTCCGCTACCTGGAAATTTTCTTCCGGTGCCCCCTTTACCCTGCCGGTACAGATATTTCCTGACTATGATTGGGGCCGTAATATTTATGGTTATCTGGATGAACGTTATTCGCCGTTCGCCAATCCGGCCAACTATCTGCCTTACAGCCCACGGTTGAATAACTACCGGCTCCGGTCTATCCATCACCTGGACCTGGGCAGTACACTTTACCTGGGCAGTAAGAAACGCTTCCAACATGTTATTACCGCCGGCGTATATAATATCTATAACAGGAATAATCCTTTTATCGTCAGCTTCGATCAGTTTTCTTTCTTTAGAATAGATGAGGTATATCCGTTACAGTTATATCAGTATAGTTTATTCCGTGCGTTGCCATATCTCACTTACACGTTTAAATTTTAG
- a CDS encoding FecR family protein, translating into MEQFDTYIHELIVKQLSAQCTETEAAAIQQWLDTSADNKVTYQKLVQIWQDAPRGTLPERQYHTAAAWDKTEAALFPATTTQTGKVRRMGFRYAAAAAILLLLTAGAWWLASRPSLKQQELAANDGKIKSLQLADKSVVTLRQGARIRYSNGYHHDQRIVELEGEAFFEVANDPGHPFLVKTPNQSVIEVLGTSFTVQAREDQTLVIVASGKVRLGEANNPSAVILTSGQKGVWDKGTVSARDNDNLNFIAWKTGILQFNDQSLVVILAQLADFYGKDIRISDDYQETASKQKATVTFQHQSCDDVLHELQLLLGFNYKQEGDTIVIGK; encoded by the coding sequence ATGGAGCAATTTGACACCTACATACACGAACTGATAGTAAAACAATTGTCAGCGCAATGTACAGAAACGGAAGCCGCAGCCATTCAACAATGGCTTGATACATCAGCTGACAATAAAGTTACCTACCAAAAACTCGTTCAGATATGGCAGGATGCCCCCCGGGGAACCCTTCCTGAAAGACAGTACCATACTGCAGCAGCCTGGGATAAAACCGAGGCAGCCCTGTTCCCCGCTACCACCACCCAAACGGGTAAGGTACGCCGCATGGGCTTCCGGTACGCTGCTGCTGCTGCTATCCTCCTGCTGTTAACAGCAGGCGCCTGGTGGCTGGCCAGCCGGCCTTCCCTGAAACAACAGGAACTGGCTGCCAACGACGGCAAAATCAAAAGCCTCCAACTGGCCGATAAATCCGTGGTAACCCTCCGTCAGGGTGCCCGTATCCGCTATTCAAACGGCTACCATCATGACCAGCGTATTGTAGAACTGGAAGGAGAAGCCTTCTTTGAAGTGGCCAACGATCCCGGTCATCCTTTCCTGGTAAAAACCCCTAATCAGTCTGTGATAGAGGTACTCGGTACTTCTTTCACGGTACAGGCCCGGGAAGACCAAACACTCGTTATTGTGGCTTCCGGAAAGGTAAGATTGGGCGAAGCCAACAATCCTTCCGCTGTAATCCTTACCAGTGGCCAGAAAGGCGTCTGGGATAAAGGCACCGTATCTGCCCGGGACAATGATAACCTGAACTTTATCGCCTGGAAAACAGGCATTTTGCAATTTAATGATCAATCTCTTGTTGTAATTCTGGCACAATTAGCCGATTTTTACGGGAAAGATATCAGGATAAGCGATGATTACCAGGAAACTGCATCGAAGCAAAAAGCAACGGTCACTTTCCAGCATCAGTCCTGTGACGATGTTTTGCATGAATTACAACTATTACTCGGTTTCAATTACAAACAAGAAGGCGACACGATCGTCATCGGTAAGTAG
- a CDS encoding RNA polymerase sigma-70 factor encodes MTNTPSYQAYKALFHAQYNDLCNYAFSFLGNDAAAEDVVQETFIKLWQKHQELISIPNIRSYLFRAVRNNSISVLRKQQVEEAGNKAFEWLADVSEDPDEQERENAKPYYDQLIYEAIANLPPQCREVFTCCRLQGMTHQQAATKLGLSAKTVENYMGRALKLLRKYLQQYGLPAGILFLLKLSMSL; translated from the coding sequence ATGACAAACACACCTTCTTACCAGGCGTATAAAGCGCTTTTTCATGCGCAGTACAATGATTTATGTAACTACGCCTTTAGCTTTCTGGGAAATGATGCCGCAGCAGAAGATGTCGTGCAGGAAACATTTATTAAACTCTGGCAAAAACACCAGGAACTGATCAGCATACCCAATATACGCTCTTACCTCTTCCGGGCTGTACGTAATAATTCGATTTCCGTTTTACGTAAACAACAGGTGGAAGAAGCCGGCAACAAAGCTTTTGAATGGCTCGCCGATGTAAGCGAAGATCCGGATGAACAGGAACGCGAAAATGCCAAGCCTTATTATGATCAATTAATATATGAAGCAATCGCCAACCTCCCGCCACAGTGCCGGGAAGTGTTTACCTGCTGCCGGCTGCAAGGAATGACCCATCAGCAGGCAGCCACCAAATTAGGACTGTCGGCCAAAACCGTGGAAAATTATATGGGAAGGGCCCTGAAGCTGCTTCGCAAATACCTGCAGCAATACGGGTTACCAGCCGGTATTTTATTTTTGTTAAAATTGTCAATGTCACTATAG
- a CDS encoding acyl-CoA dehydrogenase family protein — protein MAGTFAKLKQAYQLFKTIDFKMLAKLSEKIDLSQVMTTVAQLDENQLNGLMKMLGSRGGKKKSPPIDGDFYDLGGRLSPEDRALQLKVRAFMETEIQPIVNEYWLKAEFPFEIIPKFAALNICGVTYDGYGCPNRSYLMEGVIAMEMARVDASIATFFGVQSGLAMGSIYMLGSQAQKDEWLPGMQQLKIIGAFGLTEPEVGSGAAGGLTATAKREGDTWILNGQKKWIGNATFADVTVMWARDLDDNQVKGFLLRKDTPGLSVEKIHDKMALRIVQNGLITMKDCRVAEADRLQHANGFKDTSRVLRMTRAGVAWEAVGCARGAYENALAYTRSRKQFGKPIAAFQLIQGHLVEMLANLTAMQTMVYRLSELQDAGALKDEHASLAKVFCTMRTRDVVSRAREVMGGNGILLEYNVARFVADAEAIYSYEGTKEINSLIVGRAITGMSAFV, from the coding sequence ATGGCCGGAACCTTCGCAAAATTAAAACAGGCATATCAGCTGTTTAAGACCATTGACTTTAAAATGCTGGCAAAGCTATCCGAGAAAATAGACCTTTCCCAGGTGATGACTACCGTAGCGCAGCTGGATGAAAATCAGTTGAATGGGCTGATGAAAATGTTGGGAAGCCGGGGGGGCAAGAAAAAATCGCCGCCTATAGATGGTGATTTCTATGACCTGGGCGGGAGATTAAGTCCGGAAGACCGGGCCTTACAGCTGAAAGTACGGGCTTTCATGGAAACAGAAATCCAACCGATTGTAAATGAATACTGGCTGAAAGCCGAATTCCCTTTTGAGATCATTCCGAAATTCGCCGCCCTGAATATATGTGGGGTGACTTACGATGGGTATGGCTGTCCTAACCGGTCTTACCTGATGGAAGGGGTGATTGCCATGGAAATGGCGCGGGTAGATGCTTCCATCGCCACCTTCTTCGGGGTACAGAGTGGCCTTGCCATGGGATCTATCTATATGCTGGGGTCTCAGGCCCAGAAAGATGAATGGCTGCCGGGAATGCAACAGCTAAAAATTATTGGGGCCTTTGGACTTACAGAGCCGGAAGTAGGTTCCGGCGCCGCCGGCGGCCTAACGGCAACGGCTAAACGGGAAGGGGATACCTGGATATTGAACGGACAGAAAAAGTGGATCGGGAATGCTACTTTTGCCGATGTTACTGTCATGTGGGCCCGCGACCTCGACGACAATCAGGTAAAAGGATTTCTGCTGAGAAAAGATACACCGGGCCTCAGTGTAGAGAAAATCCATGATAAGATGGCGCTGCGGATTGTACAGAATGGCCTGATTACCATGAAGGATTGCCGGGTAGCGGAAGCCGACCGGTTGCAGCATGCAAACGGTTTTAAAGACACCTCCCGTGTACTGCGGATGACCCGCGCGGGTGTTGCCTGGGAGGCAGTAGGATGCGCCCGGGGGGCCTATGAAAATGCCCTGGCGTACACCCGTTCGCGTAAGCAATTCGGAAAACCTATTGCCGCCTTTCAGTTGATACAGGGGCACCTGGTAGAAATGCTGGCCAATCTCACGGCTATGCAAACCATGGTATACCGCCTTTCAGAGTTACAGGATGCCGGCGCCCTGAAAGATGAACATGCTTCGCTGGCAAAGGTATTCTGTACGATGCGCACCCGGGATGTAGTTAGCCGTGCCCGGGAAGTGATGGGTGGGAATGGTATTTTACTGGAATACAATGTAGCGCGGTTTGTGGCAGATGCGGAAGCCATCTATTCCTATGAAGGCACCAAAGAAATCAACTCCCTGATCGTAGGCCGCGCCATTACCGGCATGAGTGCATTTGTATAG
- a CDS encoding SGNH/GDSL hydrolase family protein → MNSSNRRNFLKQLSLGGVAVLSIPDIVSAAVKAEKPKKVTMKKGAVILFQGDSITDAGRKRDNFAVNNGNALGGGYPLLAASSLLLKHPDKNLQCYNKGISGNKVFQLADRWEADCLSLKPDILSILIGVNDYWHTLSGNYKGTLQTYRDDYDKLLTRTREQLPDVQLIIGEPFAVSGVKVVDDKWYPLFNEYRAAAKELATKHNAVFIPYQAVFDKAITAAPGIYWTGDGVHPTIAGAQLMAEAWMQCVK, encoded by the coding sequence ATGAATTCATCTAATCGTCGTAACTTCTTAAAGCAATTATCACTGGGAGGCGTGGCTGTACTCAGTATTCCGGACATCGTATCTGCTGCAGTGAAAGCAGAGAAACCCAAAAAGGTAACCATGAAAAAAGGAGCTGTCATTCTTTTTCAGGGAGATTCCATTACGGATGCAGGGCGTAAGCGGGATAATTTTGCTGTAAATAATGGCAATGCCCTGGGCGGCGGTTACCCGCTCCTGGCGGCATCTTCGCTGTTGCTCAAACATCCGGATAAGAACCTGCAATGTTACAATAAAGGGATCAGCGGTAATAAAGTATTCCAGCTGGCTGACCGTTGGGAAGCAGATTGCCTGTCACTGAAGCCGGATATCCTGAGTATCCTGATCGGCGTAAATGATTACTGGCACACCTTATCCGGCAATTATAAAGGAACGTTGCAAACCTATCGGGACGACTATGATAAGCTGCTGACACGCACCCGGGAGCAGCTGCCAGACGTACAATTGATAATTGGCGAGCCTTTTGCAGTAAGCGGCGTAAAAGTGGTAGACGATAAGTGGTATCCGCTGTTCAATGAATATCGTGCTGCCGCTAAAGAACTGGCCACCAAACATAATGCTGTCTTTATTCCGTATCAGGCAGTATTTGATAAGGCGATTACCGCTGCTCCGGGCATTTACTGGACAGGAGATGGGGTACATCCAACTATAGCAGGCGCACAATTAATGGCAGAAGCCTGGATGCAATGCGTAAAATAA
- a CDS encoding alpha/beta hydrolase yields the protein MRQRIKDTRDDYSLLSVTLRMLLNKACVISFFYIFLMMIGLNTEIQAQQQVIHLWPGTVPGEVDAKQAAVVTADSSGGVKRLTDITDPVLEVFPAPAKNNTGVGVIVCPGGAYNILAVDLEGYEIAHWLNKLGYTAFVLQYRVPKKREGALQDAQRAIRIVRSRAAEWGLQPENVGMMGFSAGGSLTARAATGYNVHTYTPIDSADMLSARPAFGVLIYPAYLDRAPERRLTPELKPDRYTPPMFLFATADDPYGNSALVMAGALRDANVPAELHFYATGGHGYGLRPGNTAAEAWPVLLAEWLRRR from the coding sequence ATGAGACAACGGATAAAAGATACACGCGACGATTATTCACTGTTATCAGTCACACTACGCATGTTATTAAACAAGGCATGCGTCATTTCTTTCTTTTATATATTTCTCATGATGATAGGATTGAATACAGAAATTCAGGCGCAGCAACAGGTCATTCATTTGTGGCCCGGTACTGTTCCCGGTGAAGTTGACGCCAAGCAGGCAGCTGTTGTAACGGCTGACAGCAGCGGAGGAGTAAAACGATTGACGGATATTACAGATCCGGTGCTGGAAGTATTTCCGGCTCCGGCAAAAAATAATACAGGCGTTGGCGTTATTGTTTGTCCGGGAGGCGCCTATAATATTCTGGCTGTAGATCTGGAAGGTTATGAGATTGCCCATTGGCTGAATAAACTGGGTTATACTGCCTTTGTATTGCAATACCGGGTGCCGAAGAAAAGAGAAGGCGCTCTGCAGGATGCACAACGTGCCATCCGTATTGTACGCAGCCGTGCTGCCGAATGGGGCCTGCAGCCGGAGAATGTAGGTATGATGGGCTTTTCAGCTGGTGGTAGTCTGACCGCAAGAGCAGCTACCGGCTATAACGTACATACCTATACGCCAATAGACAGCGCCGATATGCTCTCTGCCCGTCCCGCATTCGGGGTCCTGATTTATCCGGCGTATCTGGACAGGGCACCGGAAAGACGCCTTACGCCAGAGCTAAAACCAGACAGGTATACACCACCGATGTTTCTCTTTGCTACTGCCGATGATCCCTATGGCAACAGCGCCCTGGTAATGGCCGGCGCGCTGCGTGATGCCAATGTACCGGCGGAATTGCATTTTTATGCTACCGGCGGCCACGGCTATGGCCTCCGCCCGGGCAATACCGCTGCCGAAGCATGGCCGGTATTGCTGGCAGAATGGTTGCGCCGGAGATAG
- a CDS encoding SPFH domain-containing protein, which yields MGIFDKLRNEFIDIIEWTDPSSDTIVWKFPRYQNEIKMNAKLTVRESQVAVFMNEGKIADIFQPGMYTLTTQNMPILSTLQGWKYGFNSPFKADVFFISMRQFTNQKWGTKNPVMLRDVEFGPVRLRAFGSYAFRVKDAGQFLKEVAATNPEFTVEGINEQLRNLAVSRGMEAVAEAKIPVLDLAANYEEVSTVITDKIKPEFNELGLELTKFLIENISLPPEVEEALDKRSSMGIVGNLGAYAQFQAANAMEKAAENPSGGGLAAAGLGAGMGAAMMGQVGNVFQQQQVTPGAAAGAGTPPPLPAAVTFYVAVEGKQAGPFDMAQLQQLAATGSLQAQTLVWKSGMAAWTAAAAVPELAPVLATVPPPLP from the coding sequence ATGGGAATTTTTGATAAACTCCGGAATGAGTTCATTGATATCATTGAATGGACGGATCCCTCGTCAGATACGATCGTGTGGAAGTTTCCCCGCTACCAGAATGAAATAAAGATGAATGCAAAGCTGACTGTGCGTGAATCGCAGGTGGCTGTTTTTATGAACGAAGGTAAAATTGCAGATATCTTCCAGCCCGGTATGTATACCCTTACCACGCAAAATATGCCTATACTCAGCACTTTGCAGGGATGGAAATATGGGTTCAACAGTCCTTTTAAGGCGGATGTGTTTTTTATCAGCATGCGCCAGTTTACCAACCAGAAATGGGGTACTAAAAATCCGGTGATGCTCCGCGATGTGGAGTTTGGCCCGGTGCGGCTCCGTGCATTCGGTAGTTATGCCTTTCGCGTAAAGGATGCCGGCCAGTTTCTGAAAGAAGTGGCAGCTACCAATCCTGAGTTTACGGTGGAAGGGATTAATGAACAGCTGCGTAACCTGGCGGTATCCAGAGGTATGGAAGCTGTAGCGGAAGCTAAGATCCCGGTACTGGACCTGGCAGCAAACTATGAAGAAGTATCGACCGTTATTACCGATAAGATAAAGCCGGAGTTTAATGAACTGGGCCTGGAACTGACAAAGTTCCTGATTGAAAATATTTCCCTGCCGCCGGAAGTGGAAGAAGCCCTGGATAAACGCAGCAGCATGGGCATTGTTGGCAACCTGGGTGCGTATGCGCAGTTTCAGGCAGCCAATGCTATGGAAAAAGCAGCGGAGAATCCATCCGGTGGCGGATTGGCTGCAGCCGGCTTAGGTGCTGGTATGGGCGCCGCTATGATGGGACAGGTAGGTAATGTATTTCAGCAGCAACAGGTGACACCCGGCGCTGCTGCCGGAGCCGGAACACCGCCGCCATTACCTGCAGCGGTTACCTTCTATGTAGCCGTAGAAGGCAAGCAGGCCGGCCCTTTTGATATGGCACAATTGCAGCAACTCGCTGCTACCGGTAGCTTACAGGCACAAACCCTGGTATGGAAAAGCGGGATGGCTGCCTGGACAGCTGCTGCTGCTGTACCGGAATTAGCACCTGTATTGGCCACAGTACCCCCACCATTACCTTAA
- a CDS encoding zinc finger domain-containing protein — MSFEEQTSATVNSLKCENCGAILHYAPGTNSLRCEYCGTMNVIADEAAVTAIHPVDYEDFILAQQQHTEPTQQAVVVKCVSCGAATTLLPNVTADACPFCASPLVIDTAQTTAILQPHYVLPFVINDQTALQYFRKWMDKLWFAPSDLVKKVKNSSSQQLKGVYIPHWSYDTDTHTAYTGQRGEYYYVTESYTTEVNGKTEHHTRQVRKTAWYDASGAVNNNFRDVLVSASPSLPLKMAKILEPWHLDQLKAYDGRYLSGFRAELYQTNAEQALGIAKKRIDPDIRDTICDDIGGDEQQIEEYQVQYNNLGLKYILLPVWISAYRYNNKLYHFVVNAATGEVTGDRPYSWMKIVGLILAIILGFAVIYLMSQA; from the coding sequence ATGTCTTTTGAGGAACAAACAAGTGCAACGGTTAACTCGCTGAAGTGTGAGAACTGTGGCGCAATCCTGCATTATGCGCCGGGAACGAACAGCCTGCGTTGCGAATATTGCGGCACCATGAATGTCATTGCCGACGAAGCAGCTGTTACGGCTATCCACCCTGTAGATTATGAAGATTTTATACTGGCACAGCAACAACATACAGAACCTACCCAGCAGGCTGTAGTAGTAAAATGCGTCAGCTGTGGCGCCGCGACTACCTTGTTGCCAAATGTAACTGCTGATGCTTGTCCGTTCTGTGCCTCCCCGCTGGTGATAGATACTGCGCAAACAACCGCCATTCTGCAACCGCATTATGTGCTGCCCTTTGTCATCAACGACCAGACGGCATTACAGTACTTCCGTAAGTGGATGGACAAACTTTGGTTTGCGCCGTCTGACCTGGTGAAAAAGGTAAAGAACAGTTCTTCCCAGCAGCTGAAAGGCGTGTATATTCCGCATTGGAGCTACGATACGGATACCCATACCGCCTATACGGGACAACGGGGAGAGTATTATTATGTTACGGAATCCTATACCACAGAAGTCAACGGCAAAACAGAACATCATACGCGGCAGGTGCGCAAAACAGCCTGGTATGATGCCTCCGGTGCCGTCAATAATAATTTCCGGGATGTATTGGTGTCTGCCAGTCCTTCTTTGCCGCTGAAAATGGCGAAGATACTGGAGCCCTGGCACCTGGATCAGCTGAAAGCATATGATGGCCGCTATCTCAGCGGCTTCCGGGCGGAGTTGTATCAAACAAATGCGGAGCAGGCATTGGGTATCGCGAAAAAGCGGATAGACCCCGACATCCGGGATACCATTTGTGATGATATAGGGGGAGATGAACAACAGATAGAGGAATACCAGGTGCAGTATAATAACCTGGGGTTGAAATATATCCTGCTACCGGTATGGATCAGTGCCTATCGCTACAATAACAAATTGTATCATTTTGTAGTAAATGCGGCTACCGGGGAAGTAACCGGCGACCGGCCGTATAGCTGGATGAAGATTGTAGGGCTGATACTGGCCATCATCTTGGGCTTTGCGGTGATTTATCTGATGAGCCAGGCCTGA
- a CDS encoding DUF6691 family protein gives MKNIKYIIAGIFFGIILVKSQVLSWFRIQEMFQLTSFHMYGVIGTAVIIGIVSVQLIKRFDIKTIKGAPIVIPDKTFHKGNIIGGLIFGIGWAITGACPGPLFAQIGAGFTAVVITLLSAIAGTWVYGAFKNKLPH, from the coding sequence ATGAAAAACATAAAATACATCATCGCAGGTATCTTCTTTGGTATCATACTCGTCAAATCACAGGTACTCAGCTGGTTCAGGATACAGGAAATGTTTCAATTAACGTCTTTCCATATGTATGGGGTGATTGGTACAGCGGTTATCATCGGTATCGTCTCTGTACAGCTGATCAAACGTTTTGATATTAAAACCATCAAAGGCGCACCGATCGTGATTCCTGACAAGACCTTTCACAAGGGGAATATTATTGGCGGGCTGATTTTTGGCATCGGCTGGGCGATCACAGGCGCTTGTCCGGGCCCGTTGTTTGCGCAGATCGGGGCAGGATTTACCGCCGTGGTGATCACGCTGCTGAGTGCCATTGCCGGCACCTGGGTATATGGGGCATTCAAAAATAAACTGCCGCATTAA
- a CDS encoding DUF6691 family protein, producing MKNLKYIIAGIFFGIILVKSQVLSWFRIQEMFQLTSFHMYGVIGTAVIIGIISVQLIKRFDIKTIKGAPIVIPDKTFHKGNIIGGLIFGIGWAITGACPGPLFAQIGAGFTAVVITLLSAIAGTWVYGALKNKLPH from the coding sequence ATGAAAAATCTAAAGTACATCATCGCAGGTATCTTCTTTGGTATCATACTCGTCAAATCACAGGTACTCAGCTGGTTCAGGATACAGGAAATGTTTCAATTAACGTCTTTCCATATGTATGGGGTAATTGGTACGGCGGTCATCATCGGTATCATCTCTGTGCAACTGATCAAACGTTTTGATATTAAAACCATCAAAGGCGCACCAATCGTGATTCCTGACAAGACATTTCACAAGGGGAATATTATTGGCGGGCTGATTTTTGGCATCGGCTGGGCGATCACAGGCGCTTGTCCGGGCCCGTTGTTTGCACAGATCGGAGCTGGATTTACCGCCGTGGTGATCACGCTGTTGAGTGCCATTGCCGGCACCTGGGTATACGGCGCATTGAAAAACAAACTACCACACTAA